A DNA window from Hordeum vulgare subsp. vulgare chromosome 1H, MorexV3_pseudomolecules_assembly, whole genome shotgun sequence contains the following coding sequences:
- the LOC123426175 gene encoding DNA-directed RNA polymerase IV subunit 1, with translation MEEPNAEVGIPTVELRGITFDLMTNTEMEKSSSASIVEPSDVTSAKLGLPNGAPQCETCGAQTVRECDGHSGVIKLPATVLNPHLFEEVVQLLNQTCPGCHTPKQNRDSKRSNGATSQATCKYCSKDGTKQYPDVIFKALTSPRITLSKAKVQHDYNFMDKISITAEVAGRVTDKSNNNGSCEVLPLDYWDFVPHHHPPQSNMTKILLSPYQVSHILEQLDPELFSRFASRLELIFLSCLPVTPNFHRVAELPYGFSDGPRLAYDDLTKAYKRTIDVGRKLDDLRQHPQFSVFASSLVTSRVVECLKLSKLHSKKTDKESSTDTHGMKWLKDAILSKRSDNAFRGTMVGDPKIRLHEIGIPVDLASNLVVSEHVNSYNFDSINSKCNHYLLANEVLVIKRSGKTILVRKPNQLVIGDTVHRLLQDGDLILINRPPSVHQHSLIGLSAKLLPIQSVLSINPLCCAPLAGDFDGDCLHGYVPQSIQSRVELGELVSLSHQLLNAQDGRSLVSLTHDSLAAAYLLTSSEVLLKKTEIQQFQMLLHPLSPTPGPAIMKSIHSHGPLWTGKQLFSMLLPSDMSFSIESKVHIIDGEVLACPSESFWLQNSISGLFSFMFKQYGDTALELLSSAQDVLCEFLTMRGLSVSLSDIYLFPDHDSRRKLADGVNLALDDAEEAFRIKQILLSPDSIPILKCYDDCADLSQSYEQSDFIQSNLPIIKSSIMAFKSVFSDLQKMVQQHTARNNSMMIMTNAGSKGSMLKFVQQTACVGLQLPASRFPFRIPSELSCASWNRHKSEGRGECLGGQNLYAVIRNSFAGGLNPLECLLHSISGRANFFSENADVPGTLTRKLMYHLRDLYVAYDGTVRSSYGQQIMQFTYDTAEDMCSDRNLEGELGAPVGSWAACSISEAAYGALDHPVNSLEESPLMNLQDVLKCQKGGTSMDHVGLLFLSKNLKKYRYGLEYASLEVKDYLEPVNFSDLVDTVMVLHGGCQSTKGSPWTTHFHLSQEMMTRKRLGLRLVVEELTEQYNAKRDKLNDVIPKVYISKGKCSADNECSNRQICCITVVTQDESNSMSQLDTIKKKVIPNLLALLVKGFLEFKKVEIQCQEDRELVVKVVMSEDHCKSVKFWATLQKSCIAIMELIDWERSRPGSVYDIFCSYGIDSAWKYFVESLRSKTDDIGRNIRREHLLVVANCLSVSGQFHGLSSQGLKQQRTRLSISSPFSEACFSRPAHTFINAAKKSTVDNLCGTVDAMAWGKEPSTGTSGPFRIMYSGKAHAPIPNENIYDFLHSPEVRQAPGDAFLNGSTISVEQDFLVATVGIWDNIIDMRTCLQNMLREYQLNECVGELDKSRVIEALRFHPRGHEKIGAGIRDIKIGHHPSHPGTRCFIMVRDDGTTEDFSYKKCVQGAADSISPELGRYIERILRNRAVSSQC, from the exons ATGGAGGAGCCAAATGCTGAAGTGGGCATACCAACCGTGGAGCTGAGAGGCATCACATTCGATCTCATGACCAATACAGAGATG GAAAAGTCGAGCAGCGCGAGCATTGTAGAACCATCTGATGTCACTAGTGCCAAGTTGGGATTACCAAATGGGGCACCGCAGTGTGAGACTTGCGGAGCGCAGACTGTGCGTGAATGCGACG GTCATTCTGGCGTGATTAAGCTGCCTGCAACTGTGCTCAACCCGCATCTATTTGAGGAagttgtccagttactgaatcaGACATGTCCTGGCTGCCACACTCCAAAGCAGAACAGAGATTCAAAG AGGTCGAATGGGGCAACGAGTCAAGCAACTTGCAAGTATTGCTCA AAGGATGGCACTAAACAATACCCTGATGTTATCTTTAAGGCACTGACAAGCCCAAGAATAACACTGTCCAAGGCTAAAGTTCAACACGACTATAACTTTATGGACAAAATTTCGATTACTGCAGAAGTTGCTGGCAGAGTGACAGACAAGTCCAATAATAATGGTTCATGTGAAGTTCTTCCCTTGGACTATTGGGATTTTGTACCTCATCACCACCCCCCTCAATCAAATATGACCAAGATATTATTGTCTCCATACCAA GTCTCTCACATATTGGAACAACTTGATCCTGAGCTATTTAGCCGGTTTGCGTCAAGGCTGGAGCTAATTTTCCTGTCGTGTTTGCCGGTGACTCCTAACTTCCATCGCGTGGCGGAGTTGCCCTATGGGTTTTCAGATGGCCCTCGCTTAGCTTAT GATGACCTGACAAAAGCTTACAAGAGGACGATTGATGTTGGTAGGAAACTTGATGACTTGCGTCAGCATCCACAGTTCAGTGTTTTTGCAAGTTCACTTGTCACAAGCCGAGTTGTGGAGTGCCTCAAATTGTCGAAG TTACACTCTAAAAAGACAGATAAGGAATCATCAACAGACACACATGGAATGAAATGGTTGAAGGATGCCATTCTCAGCAAACGGTCCGATAATGCTTTTCGGGGTACTATGGTCGGTGATCCAAAGATTAGATTGCATGAAATTGGCATCCCTGTGGATTTAGCTTCGAACTTGGTTGTTTCTGAGCATGTTAACTCCTATAACTTTGACAGCATAAATTCGAAATGCAACCATTACCTTCTTGCCAATGAAGTTCTAGTCATTAAGCGCAGTGGAAAGACAATTCTTGTTCGGAAGCCAAATCAGCTGGTAATTGGTGACACTGTGCACAGGCTATTGCAGGATGGTGATCTTATTCTTATCAATAGGCCACCGTCAGTACATCAACACTCCCTTATTGGACTCTCTGCAAAATTACTCCCAATTCAGTCGGTTCTTTCAATCAACCCACTGTGTTGTGCACCACTCGCGGGAGATTTTGATGGGGACTGTTTGCATGGATATGTCCCACAGTCCATACAGTCAAGAGTTGAGCTTGGGGAGCTAGTTAGTTTGAGCCACCAACTATTGAACGCGCAAGATGGGCGAAGTTTGGTGTCATTAACACATGACTCTCTAGCTGCAGCATATCTGTTAACAAGCTCAGAGGTTTTACTAAAGAAAACTGAAATCCAGCAATTTCAAATGTTATTACATCCACTCTCGCCGACACCAGGGCCAGCAATAATGAAATCTATACACTCTCATGGTCCACTGTGGACCGGTAAGCAGTTGTTCAGCATGCTGCTTCCGTCTGATATGAGTTTCAGCATTGAGTCTAAGGTACACATCATAGACGGTGAAGTTCTTGCCTGCCCATCTGAATCTTTTTGGCTGCAGAATAGCATATCTGGCCTTTTTTCCTTCATGTTCAAACAATATGGCGACACGGCTCTTGAGTTACTCTCTTCTGCTCAGGATGTACTATGTGAGTTTTTAACCATGAGGGGTTTAAGTGTCAGTCTTTCGGATATCTATCTGTTCCCAGACCACGACTCGAGGAGAAAACTAGCTGATGGAGTTAATCTGGCATTGGATGACGCTGAAGAGGCTTTTCGTATTAAACAGATATTGCTAAGTCCAGATTCCATTCCAATTCTGAAATGTTATGACGACTGTGCTGATTTATCACAATCTTATGAACAGTCCGATTTCATTCAGAGCAATCTGCCAATTATAAAATCTTCAATCATGGCATTTAAGAGTGTATTCAGTGATCTTCAGAAGATGGTTCAACAGCACACAGCCAGAAATAATTCAATGATGATAATGACTAATGCAGGAAGTAAGGGTAGCATGTTGAAGTTTGTGCAACAAACTGCATGCGTTGGTCTTCAACTTCCAGCAAGCAGATTCCCCTTTAGAATTCCGTCGGAACTCTCATGTGCCAGCTGGAATAGGCATAAATCTGAGGGCAGGGGTGAATGCTTGGGAGGCCAAAACTTGTATGCTGTGATCAGGAATTCCTTTGCTGGTGGTTTAAATCCGTTGGAGTGTCTTCTTCATTCGATATCTGGCAGAGCAAACTTCTTCAGTGAGAATGCAGATGTTCCCGGGACTTTAACAAGAAAACTAATGTATCACCTGAGGGATTTATATGTTGCTTATGATGGGACTGTTAGAAGTTCTTATGGGCAGCAGATAATGCAGTTCACTTATGATACTGCTGAAGACATGTGCAGTGATCGCAATCTGGAAGGTGAACTTGGTGCCCCTGTTGGTTCGTGGGCTGCTTGTTCCATTTCAGAAGCTGCATATGGAGCTTTGGATCACCCAGTGAACAGCTTAGAGGAATCTCCTCTCATGAATTTGCAG GATGTATTGAAGTGCCAGAAGGGTGGTACTTCTATGGATCATGTTGGTTTGCTTTTCCTGTCAAAGAatctaaaaaaatatagatatggttTGGAGTATGCATCGCTAGAAGTTAAGGATTATCTCGAGCCAGTGAACTTCTCTGATTTGGTTGACACCGTCATGGTCCT ACATGGGGGATGTCAGTCAACAAAAGGAAGTCCATGGACTACTCATTTTCATCTAAGCCAG GAAATGATGACGAGAAAAAGATTGGGACTAAGACTTGTTGTGGAAGAGCTTACAGAACAATACAATGCCAAAAGAGACAAGTTAAACGATGTGATCCCTAAAGTTTATATTTCGAAGGG CAAATGTTCTGCTGACAATGAGTGCAGTAACAGGCAGATTTGTTGCATCACTGTAGTAACACAGGATGAATCAAACTCTATGTCTCAATTGGACACTATCAAGAAAAAGGTGATTCCAAACCTGCTGGCCTTACTAGTGAAAG GATTTTTGGAATTTAAGAAAGTTGAGATCCAGTGTCAAGAGGACCGtgaacttgttgtgaaagttgttATGTCTGAAGACCATTGCAAGAGTGTGAAGTTTTGGGCTACTCTACAAAAGTCTTGCATAGCAATTATGGAGTTGATTGACTGGGAGCGGAGCCGGCCAGGGAGTGTATATGATATTTTCTGCTCATATGGCATAGACTCAGCATGGAAATATTTTGTTGAA tctttaagatcgaaaactgATGATATTGGAAGGAATATTCGCCGCGAACACTTGCTGGTCGTGGCAAATTGCTTGTCTGTAAGTGGGCAGTTCCATGGACTAAGCAGTCAGGGTTTGAAGCAACAGCGGACTCGATTATCAATctcatctccattttctgaagctTGTTTTTCT AGGCCTGCACATACTTTTATAAATGCTGCAAAGAAGTCTACAGTGGACAATCTCTGCGGTACTGTAGATGCAATGGCGTGGGGCAAGGAGCCTTCTACTGGGACATCGGGTCCTTTCAGGATTATGTATTCTGGGAAG GCTCATGCACCCATACCAAATGAGAACATCTATGACTTCCTACATAGCCCTGAAGTTCGGCAAGCGCCGGGTGACGCTTTCTTAAATGGTAGCACCATATCTGTGGAGCAAGATTTTCTTGTTGCCACAGTTGGTATATGGGATAACATTATTGATATGCGCACTTGCTTGCAGAACATGCTACGAGA GTACCAATTAAATGAATGTGTTGGGGAGCTAGATAAATCACGTGTAATCGAGGCCCTGAGATTTCATCCCAGAGGGCATGAAAAGATTGGTGCCGGAATAAGAGATATAAAG ATTGGACATCATCCTAGTCACCCAGGAACAAGGTGCTTCATTATGGTACGGGACGACGGTACCACTGAAGACTTTTCTTACAAGAAATGTGTCCAGGGTGCCGCGGATTCTATCTCACCTGAGCTCGGACGTTATATAGAGAGGATACTACGGAACAGAGCAGTTTCATCGCAATGTTAG